The Juglans microcarpa x Juglans regia isolate MS1-56 chromosome 8D, Jm3101_v1.0, whole genome shotgun sequence genomic sequence ATTAGACTTGATTGATTTTAATAAGCGCTTTTGCatcttttctattttaagtattttaataaagaatgactttgtttattttataagttcttTTGTACATGAcacttttttaagaaaaagattttaaagtcAAGATTAATAGCATACTAATCCCTAAGATTTCTAAAACTGACATTATTCTTAACCCTAGGGAAGCAAGGCGTTATAGAAATCAAAAGGATTTATCAACAAACTACTTAGGGTTGTTCTAATTAAGACAAATGGAGGCGTTTtgcttttatattattttgagtCTGAATACCAAGGAAACTAACTCAAGCCTCAAAGAGGAGTAAACTAAATACTAGGGATGCCAGAAGATGATGACATTTCTCATGAACCTAATCCCAAATAGAAAAATCAAGCATTGCACAAATTTTGTGAGGGAAAGGAAGTTTTCTcctttgaaattttgttttgaagttaaGCCTTAAAAGCATGACCTCtagaaaaatttagaattaattTTCGTGTCtttaagatatattatttttattttattttaattttaattttaatctcaactcatatcatcgcatctcatctgcaaaaacatgagagttaaaacttaaaactgtTAAAAAGACTTACTCTCAGGAGACAATGTAAGCCACAGCAATAAACAAAATAGCAATGAAGCCCACAgcaacagggaaaaaaaaaatgaactatgATTCCAGAGACACAACTTATCGAACACTTACAGGGGTGTAGGACCTTATGGAGGACTCCGAGCACGACAAGCGTGTCTCCTCCACGGAGAATGCAACCCGCCGTTCGCACGCCTTCAATGGTGTGCTCAAGCTCAGTTTGACTGCGATCCTTAGTCGCATCCAATGCGATAACAACGTTAGACGGCGACGAAGGGCTATCCATGGAGATTATTATTCCGGCGGAACCCACAAATGTGTATTGGATAATAAGGCTATACAACTCCTTTCCCTATCTGGGTGTTGATCTGTATGCGAACTAAAGAGTGGAAACCTTGATCGCTTTTTATCAGTGGAAGTCAAGGACATGTAAAAAGATAGAGACTTGTGACCCAATGGGATTTGCTGGAAACCTTAATATATGAAGCGCATTGGGTTAGAGAGACGATTCGAACGATGCCAAGTTCCAAGCGGAGATATGCTTGTGGATATTCCAGTATGTTGCTGAGAGTGGCGGGAGTGTTGCCGGCTTCAACAGGAACGCTCAGATAATTCCAAAGACTCAACGACAATCCCTTGCATATTAGAAGGTATCATGCCATGTAATATTCTTTAAAgccatttatttattacttttaaattaaacaatttggattttaaaaaataacaaacattCTAGGCCAAAATCCTCGTAATTTGATTTCCAAATAGATTTCTTTTTGCTAGTAAAATAGGGGGGGACAGGACGTTAGAATTAACTTTCAAGAAGTTACTATAGTAACCATTAAGGTTGTTGGTTTAGTGGGTAAGTGATTTCCTCTCCCATGGTTTGATAAATAAGAGTTCATGGACACAATATCAGAGAGACAATATTCATGTCCAAATGGAATCGACCCTTAAGATTTGGGTATCATACAATAGACAAGCGCTCATGATTATGACAATGGCAGCtttaaacaaactataaaaAGAAAGGTTTTTTAATGCAGTTGAAGTAGACTCTTGCTTGATTACAGTTTACAGGACATTTTGAAGTTCTTACAAGAACCCAGGGATAATAATATAGCTCCTGCCGAGAGGGTGAATCCTTCATAGTGCATAGAGTCtgtttttcaatattttgaTCCTGGGGCTCAGCTTCACATACTGATCAAGGCGATGCCTAAAATTTACAATAGGGAAGATCTGACTGAAACCTTATAATAGAGCTCTTTCATTGTGATGCCTAACTGAACTTCATGAAAATGGAGGAATGCtttattttctaattctttgaactgttttgagattttacaCTTGGTAATTCAAGTTTTAATGATagctttttaaatatattctaaaCAGGAACATCAGATGGGTAGTCTTGTGGATGTCTCTTGATGGTTTCTCTAAGCAGTTTCTCCTGCTCTTGTAGGTTTGATGGCGGCTTGTCATAGACATCAGAGAACATGTCTGCTAGTGGAGGTTTCTCTGTTTTCTCTGCTATTTGAATTGCTTGCAGTAtctgcagaaaaaaaaaaattatcagaagAGAATGTTAAAAGAGATTTTCCAATGTCATGGGGATTGAAGATAAGGTATAtatatgaacatgtatgcacCTGCTTTCTGATGCTGCCTCGAAGCTCAGAATCATCTTTGTCACTCCACCAGCCCTTCTTTTCTACCCATTTTCTGAATCTATTTACAGGGTTTCGTGCCAATTTCCAGTATTCAATCTCATTCAATGGACGATACTTGGTGGAATCATCAGATGTGGAGTGGTGTCCAACTCTATATGTTAGGGCCTGaaagttcaaagttcaaacaaacaATAGAGAAAATCACAATTTTGAATACACAACTTCTCCTGCATTGCCTATTAACAAATGCAGATGATAAGAAGGGCTGAGACCATATGCTAAAGACCAACAAAAGGAAGTTTAGTTTCACCTCCACTAATATTGGTCTTTGTTCCCTTACAGCCATTTCACGAGCAGCATGAATTGCACTATATACAGCAAGAGCATCATTCCCATCCACTCTGATGCTTCGAATTCCGTAAGCCCGACCTCTAACAACAAGGCCATCACCTGCCAAACATGGAtattcaagaaagaaagaaacaaactcAAACTTCCATGAGTATCTGAACTAAGTGTTTGATATGAAGTTGTATGATAAAGAGTACTTCGAAATTGCTCTTCTGTGGGAGTACTGATGGCCCAACCGTTGTTCCGACAAATAAAAACAACAGGGGCTTCCAGAACTGCTGAAAAATTCAAAGCAGCATGGAAATCTCCCTGAAACATAGTTAAAGACCCAAATGAGGATATGGATATTGTtagtctaattatttttttcagatcGAGAGGTGGAAAAGTTTACTGTACAGTCACCTCACTACTGCCGCCATCTCCAAAATAAGTGGCCACACATGCATTCTTGCCATCCATTTTAAGAGAATAAGCAACACCCACTGCTTGAGGAAGCTGTGTACTGACAAGCACAAGGGGTAATATAGAATAATCGTGTAAGCTATTTTCTTGAATGTTGATCAACATCAAATAAATCTAGACATGGCAGAGATTAACGTGTAGTAATAATGATGCAGATGTCTTACGCCATAGGTGATGAAACAGCGAAGTAGTTGTGATTCTTAGAGACGTAGTGGATAGGCATCTGCCTGGCTTTCCCAGAATCAGCCTTGTTTCCAAAGCACTGGTTGGCAAAGTCTTGCAGTGTGAAACCACGCCACAAGAGAACTCCAGGCTCCCGGTACTGGCAATAAATCAGGCAAAGTCCACTTACATCAGTTTTCCTTGCATAATTTTTGGGGTCGGAAAATGTCAATCTGTAGTGGATTTCAGTTAACAAAAGGCCCTACATTCAGATACAATCTAAATCTCTTTGGTGACGGTACTGACCATTAATTCATAACTGATGAATCATAGGTGCTACTCTTAGATTCATATCTTTTCAACAGATAAAAAATGGCAATGGTATATGTCCTTCGGCTGTCGAAATCGAAAAATAAGAACATCATTTGATTCAGGGAGTGATGAACTCCAGCTGGTGAAGCAGCCTTCAGGTGTCCATCATACATATCTTCTTGTGACCTTGTCCTAGAACAGTTAAGTTTTATGTGTTAAGGATTCCTCAGAATCCTCTCCTGATTCTTAGACATCATTCCTTCTTTGTAATTGTTGACCCTTAATTGTTGGTTTGTAACTGTTGTAATCTTTCATTATTCTTTCCTTACTTGTATAGCTACACTTGTCTATTTATAATACATTCGGACTCCACCAAAACAGTGGTGGTTTTACAAACATTgtcatggtatcaagagccctATAGGAATCACTTccgacatatttttttttttcttctcatggcCGAACCTCTTTCCTTCAATACCATGGTTCACATGGTCACCATTAAGCTCTCGGCAACCAATTACTTACTCTGGAAAAGCCAGCTTATGCCCTTGCTTCAATGCCAAGATTGTCTCGGTTTCGTTGATGGTTCATTCACCAAACCGTCTGAAACACTGCCTCACCCCACAGATGGCACCTCCATGCCCAACCCCAGGTTTCTGGAATGGAAACTCAAAGATCAGAGGATCCTCAGCCTGTTGCTGTCCTCCCTCTCTGAAGAAGCCATGGCAGCCGCTGTGGGTCACGCAACCTCTCGGGATGTATGGGTTGCACTCGAACGTGCCTTCAGTCACGGCTCCAAAACTCGTGAGTTGCGTTTGAAGGATGAACTACAACTCATGAAGAAAGGAAACCGACCTGTTTCTGAGTTTGCCCGTGCGTTCAAAGGACTCTGTGGCCAGTTAATGGCCATTGGACGTCCAGTTGATGAAATCGACAAGTCCCATTGGTTTCTTCGTGCTCTCGGCACCGAGTTCGCTGGTTTCTCCTCCACGCAGATGGCTCTCACGCCACTGCCCTCTTTCCATGATTTGGTTCCTCTGGCCGAAAGCTatgatttatttcaaaaatctcTTGAGACTCACTCTGTTTCCCATGCAGCTTTCCTGGCAAACCGCCCCTCTGGTCGTGGCGGTCAGTCTCGTTCCACTGGCACTCGGCGCTCCAAAAGTGGCTTCAATGGTAGCACGGGTGGGTCTCAATCTGGTGGCCACCCTTCAA encodes the following:
- the LOC121243172 gene encoding 2-oxoisovalerate dehydrogenase subunit alpha 2, mitochondrial-like, translated to MAVWWVSSRTFVHSLSKKIGFLGVVPSRSSWDASFMQYSSSSSAILSRVDNRYGSRPYAFFDNSTTRFLVPRFKSTEPERDLDSQHVKEDEEDHDQALDFPGGKVAFTFEMSFISESADKRFPCYRVLDDNGEPIVSSNFVQVTKEVAVKMYSDMVTLQMMDTIFYEAQRQGRISFYLTTSGEEAINIASAAALSADDLVLPQYREPGVLLWRGFTLQDFANQCFGNKADSGKARQMPIHYVSKNHNYFAVSSPMATQLPQAVGVAYSLKMDGKNACVATYFGDGGSSEGDFHAALNFSAVLEAPVVFICRNNGWAISTPTEEQFRSDGLVVRGRAYGIRSIRVDGNDALAVYSAIHAAREMAVREQRPILVEALTYRVGHHSTSDDSTKYRPLNEIEYWKLARNPVNRFRKWVEKKGWWSDKDDSELRGSIRKQILQAIQIAEKTEKPPLADMFSDVYDKPPSNLQEQEKLLRETIKRHPQDYPSDVPV